In a genomic window of Streptococcus mitis NCTC 12261:
- a CDS encoding nuclear transport factor 2 family protein, whose amino-acid sequence MSTNLEIFNAYNQALIAGDFPSVFETMADDIIWHQPGTHSISGSVGGKDKLGTHLATFAEKTSGTFKVITNWVSDNKDLIAANVTFLGTRADGTELNMNGIDLFRIEDGKIKEVWLFSSDQAEEDSFWG is encoded by the coding sequence ATGTCAACAAACTTAGAAATTTTCAATGCTTATAACCAAGCTTTAATTGCTGGTGACTTTCCCAGTGTCTTTGAAACGATGGCAGACGATATTATCTGGCATCAACCTGGTACTCATAGTATATCTGGTTCAGTTGGTGGTAAGGACAAGCTAGGAACTCACCTGGCTACATTTGCTGAGAAAACTAGTGGAACCTTTAAGGTGATAACAAATTGGGTTTCTGACAATAAGGATTTAATCGCAGCCAATGTTACTTTTCTTGGAACACGTGCTGATGGTACTGAACTCAATATGAACGGGATTGACCTCTTCCGCATTGAAGACGGAAAAATCAAAGAAGTTTGGCTCTTCTCTTCAGATCAAGCTGAAGAAGATAGCTTTTGGGGATAA
- a CDS encoding winged helix-turn-helix transcriptional regulator: MTNKVSEYGICPFATTQRVLTGKWALVIIYQLSTGTKRFKELQRLLPGITQTILTRHLRQLEKDKIVQRKVYAEVPPRVEYSLTEMGQEFRVVLDAVEKWGLDYIKLLEM, encoded by the coding sequence ATGACAAATAAAGTGAGTGAGTATGGTATTTGTCCATTTGCGACAACGCAGAGGGTTTTAACGGGGAAATGGGCACTGGTAATCATTTATCAGTTGAGTACGGGTACCAAACGATTTAAAGAATTGCAAAGATTATTGCCTGGGATTACTCAAACTATTTTGACCCGTCATCTCCGTCAATTAGAAAAGGATAAGATTGTTCAACGAAAGGTCTATGCCGAAGTTCCACCACGAGTTGAGTACAGCTTAACCGAAATGGGGCAGGAATTCAGAGTTGTTTTAGATGCTGTCGAGAAATGGGGTCTAGATTATATCAAGTTGCTAGAAATGTAG
- a CDS encoding DUF2785 domain-containing protein: MYQKLLRKIEEEKPSYHQEEIQWLLDHLGDSSPEIRDDLVFTSFARGIQEELFTQEQFHFIAEGISSDGGLDKEIDKVGLSTLERSFRALIYANLLSADANQQSIFYQELNAGIRNVLLNQGLYYLSKEKDTTGFSSQYGRVHAFAHGADLLTEVVCHPDFPKNRIHEVFDILGPLFKRIPIRFTDDEDWRLARVLYEPILQGKLAQEQVASWIKTVDFPIEEREDFYKFSNFRSCLLEVYVQLDQRNSLQDDLKEAIQSFQY, from the coding sequence ATGTATCAAAAGTTACTTAGAAAAATAGAAGAAGAAAAACCAAGTTATCATCAGGAGGAAATCCAATGGTTGCTTGATCATTTGGGAGATTCTTCTCCAGAAATTCGCGATGACCTTGTTTTTACAAGCTTTGCTAGAGGGATTCAGGAAGAGCTATTTACACAGGAACAATTTCATTTCATTGCTGAAGGGATTTCATCTGATGGAGGGTTAGATAAGGAGATTGATAAGGTAGGCTTGTCAACACTTGAACGTTCTTTTAGGGCGCTTATTTATGCAAATCTCTTGTCTGCTGATGCCAACCAGCAATCGATTTTTTATCAGGAATTAAATGCAGGAATTCGTAATGTCCTTTTAAATCAAGGGTTGTACTATCTTTCAAAAGAAAAGGATACAACAGGTTTTTCAAGTCAGTATGGTCGGGTTCATGCTTTTGCACATGGAGCCGATTTACTGACAGAGGTGGTTTGTCATCCAGACTTTCCTAAAAACAGAATTCATGAAGTCTTTGACATACTTGGCCCATTATTTAAAAGAATTCCCATTCGTTTTACAGATGATGAAGATTGGCGTTTAGCCAGAGTACTTTATGAACCGATTTTACAAGGGAAGTTAGCGCAAGAGCAAGTAGCCTCTTGGATAAAAACTGTTGATTTTCCGATAGAAGAAAGGGAGGATTTTTACAAATTTTCCAACTTTAGATCCTGTTTGTTGGAAGTCTATGTCCAACTTGACCAGAGAAACAGTTTACAAGATGACTTGAAAGAAGCTATCCAGTCTTTTCAATACTAG